One window of Leptospira wolbachii serovar Codice str. CDC genomic DNA carries:
- a CDS encoding 6-bladed beta-propeller produces MRKLLSFFFLLVSTQIFPLDFPNFSLGEENAKEEFKRGLTYKNLREYSAAKERFQKAVNLKKDFHLARLELANNYYLLGEWEEALDELEILASKAKNDLLIINKIEALRLAIAGGVTDKEKIYFKTIEGDSIRGYRFRNPVDITFDEDGNFYVAGFDTSNIIKFNAAGSPLSNWRGGITRKLDRPVSLAYYNQKIYVADFARDEVLLFDLSGSFISSLGGPGKGQGQFRGPSSLYIDSNGNLFVADSGNSRIQKFNSNGKFILEFQGSGSSKLGNPSGLTVHDGKIYVVDKENLRVVIFDGDGNTINTIEKPEWKKPRSIRILDNQIFLTDEITGIWTYSLLHGEWKQLSKFRDKKGVYRVLFRPFATNMDTTGSLYFVDFGKHRIDIFSQKNLLLSDLDLKIESIDTSGFPDIHIYTRVRNRAGKEIVGIDRLSFRIFENDNMTPLFSLANKNKLNDKLTVAMVYENSDGLKKAKLSLEDGLFPFFRSLRDTDKISLYRAGKDSNLILSETVSLREILAKIRDSVSEEKFNFGKASIAALQKLSLETGPKALVYLVSGESREDSFYQYQKSRIVAFAKAHSIPIYVLTVNPNPAYEESWSDMTGPTNGRYIVLDGEGEERDLYKKLKLHTDYRYILSYKTDTNPELINRYIKLAIGVEHRGVKGRDEGGYFVPEPR; encoded by the coding sequence TTGAGAAAGTTACTATCGTTTTTCTTTCTATTGGTGAGCACACAAATTTTCCCTCTGGACTTTCCCAACTTTTCCTTGGGTGAAGAGAATGCCAAGGAAGAATTCAAACGAGGCCTGACCTATAAAAATTTAAGAGAATACTCTGCGGCGAAAGAACGTTTTCAAAAGGCAGTAAATTTAAAAAAAGATTTCCATCTTGCACGGTTGGAACTTGCTAACAACTACTACTTGTTAGGTGAGTGGGAAGAAGCATTAGATGAACTAGAAATTCTCGCCTCCAAAGCCAAAAATGATCTTTTAATAATCAATAAAATAGAAGCGCTTCGGCTTGCCATTGCGGGCGGTGTTACCGATAAAGAAAAAATTTATTTCAAAACCATTGAAGGAGATTCTATTCGCGGTTACCGCTTTCGTAATCCAGTGGACATTACCTTTGACGAAGATGGAAATTTCTATGTGGCAGGTTTTGACACTTCTAATATCATTAAATTCAATGCAGCAGGATCTCCGCTTTCGAATTGGCGCGGAGGAATTACAAGAAAACTTGATCGGCCCGTTTCTTTAGCCTATTATAATCAAAAAATTTATGTGGCTGATTTTGCACGTGATGAAGTACTACTCTTTGACCTATCAGGAAGTTTTATATCCTCACTTGGTGGTCCAGGAAAAGGACAAGGTCAGTTTCGAGGTCCCTCTTCTCTTTATATTGATTCCAACGGTAATCTTTTTGTGGCTGATTCCGGGAATTCTAGAATTCAAAAATTTAACTCCAATGGAAAATTTATTTTAGAGTTTCAAGGTTCGGGAAGTTCCAAATTGGGTAATCCTTCGGGGCTGACCGTCCATGATGGAAAGATTTACGTTGTGGATAAAGAGAACCTTCGTGTGGTTATTTTTGATGGTGACGGTAATACAATAAACACAATCGAAAAACCAGAATGGAAAAAACCAAGAAGTATCCGTATTCTAGACAATCAGATTTTTTTAACAGACGAAATTACTGGCATTTGGACTTATTCTTTGTTACACGGCGAGTGGAAACAACTCAGTAAGTTTCGCGATAAAAAGGGTGTGTATCGAGTTTTGTTTCGCCCCTTTGCGACAAATATGGATACTACCGGAAGTTTGTATTTTGTAGATTTCGGAAAACACCGGATTGATATATTTTCACAGAAAAATCTCCTACTCTCTGACCTAGATCTAAAAATTGAATCTATTGATACGTCTGGATTTCCAGACATTCATATTTATACACGTGTTCGTAATCGTGCCGGTAAAGAGATTGTGGGAATTGATCGGTTGAGTTTTCGTATTTTTGAAAATGACAATATGACACCTCTTTTTTCCTTAGCAAACAAAAACAAGCTGAATGACAAACTAACGGTTGCTATGGTATACGAAAACAGTGATGGTTTAAAAAAAGCCAAATTATCTCTAGAAGATGGCCTTTTTCCTTTTTTTCGCTCTCTTAGAGATACTGATAAAATATCTCTCTACCGTGCTGGGAAGGATAGCAATTTGATTCTTTCGGAAACCGTCTCCTTACGTGAAATTCTGGCTAAAATTAGGGATAGTGTTTCGGAAGAAAAATTCAATTTTGGAAAAGCAAGCATTGCCGCCTTACAGAAATTATCCTTAGAGACAGGCCCCAAAGCCCTTGTGTATTTAGTTTCTGGAGAAAGTAGAGAAGATAGCTTCTACCAATACCAAAAGTCGCGCATTGTTGCCTTTGCTAAAGCACATTCCATTCCAATCTACGTTCTGACTGTGAATCCAAATCCTGCATACGAAGAATCCTGGTCTGATATGACTGGACCAACAAATGGTCGTTACATAGTTCTTGATGGCGAAGGAGAGGAAAGAGATTTATATAAAAAATTGAAACTTCATACAGACTACCGCTACATTCTTTCCTACAAGACAGATACAAATCCTGAACTGATCAATCGATATATCAAGTTAGCCATTGGTGTGGAACACAGGGGCGTGAAAGGTCGAGATGAAGGAGGATACTTTGTTCCAGAACCTCGTTAA
- a CDS encoding peptide chain release factor 3 — protein MSPELIEREVRRRKTFAIIAHPDAGKTTLTEKLLLYGGAIQLAGAVKAKKEGKSATSDWMAMEKERGISITSAALQFEYKNSILNLLDTPGHEDFSEDTYRTLMAADTAVMVLDAGKGVEPQTIKLFRVCRDRGIPIITFINKMDRPTKDLYALLDEIEKVLGIKAVPDVWPLGTGFDFKGVYDLRDQQLYLFDRTPGGKQKAVFRMAGPNDPSLDEQFDEEIVTAFREQIDLVENGIGKVDKNMFLLGKETPVYFGSAVNNFGIELFLNKFLELAPGPDHIPLRDGNYLDPINAPFSAFVFKVQANMNKAHRDRIAFLRICSGVFERGLNVNHNRLDKPVKLSSSFAFFGQDRNTVDTAYPGDIIGLVNPGTYKIGDVLSTGNTPPLRPLPSFAPELFATISCKDTLQLKSFKKGLDQLAEEGILHLFTSRTIGGGVPIIGAMGKLQFEVFQRRLKDEYGAETSIHILPYGISRWVKKEDRSKIPSNANLVEDLFGNMALLFDTEWDMNYFHKNNEGIELLDNPPLED, from the coding sequence ATGTCTCCCGAACTCATAGAAAGAGAAGTCCGCCGCCGAAAGACCTTTGCCATCATTGCTCACCCAGATGCGGGGAAAACTACACTCACTGAAAAGCTCCTGCTTTACGGAGGTGCGATTCAACTTGCCGGTGCGGTAAAGGCTAAAAAGGAAGGGAAGTCGGCTACCTCCGATTGGATGGCGATGGAGAAAGAAAGAGGGATTTCGATTACCTCGGCTGCCCTCCAGTTTGAATACAAAAATAGCATCTTAAATCTTCTGGACACCCCAGGTCACGAGGACTTTTCGGAGGACACTTACCGAACACTTATGGCTGCGGACACGGCTGTAATGGTGCTGGATGCTGGTAAAGGGGTCGAACCCCAAACCATCAAACTATTCCGCGTTTGTCGGGACCGGGGCATTCCCATCATTACCTTTATCAACAAAATGGACAGACCGACCAAGGATCTGTATGCTCTTTTAGACGAAATCGAAAAGGTGCTTGGAATCAAAGCAGTACCGGATGTGTGGCCTCTTGGAACTGGTTTTGATTTTAAGGGAGTGTATGATCTACGTGACCAACAATTGTATTTGTTCGATCGGACACCCGGTGGAAAACAAAAAGCTGTCTTTCGTATGGCAGGTCCTAATGATCCGAGTCTTGATGAACAATTTGATGAAGAAATTGTTACTGCTTTTAGAGAACAAATTGATCTGGTCGAAAATGGTATCGGAAAAGTAGACAAAAATATGTTTCTATTGGGTAAGGAAACACCAGTTTACTTTGGTTCTGCGGTAAATAACTTCGGGATTGAACTTTTTTTAAATAAATTTCTGGAATTGGCTCCGGGCCCTGACCACATTCCTCTCCGTGATGGAAATTATTTAGATCCCATCAATGCACCGTTCAGTGCTTTTGTTTTCAAAGTGCAAGCTAACATGAATAAGGCGCACCGAGATCGAATTGCTTTCCTTCGAATCTGTTCGGGTGTCTTTGAGCGTGGATTAAACGTAAATCATAACCGCTTAGACAAACCGGTGAAACTCTCCTCCAGTTTTGCCTTCTTTGGGCAAGACAGAAATACCGTGGATACTGCCTATCCGGGGGATATTATCGGACTAGTCAATCCAGGAACCTATAAAATTGGAGATGTATTGTCTACGGGAAATACACCTCCTTTACGTCCTCTACCTAGTTTTGCACCAGAACTTTTTGCGACCATTTCTTGTAAGGACACATTACAATTGAAGTCCTTTAAGAAAGGCCTCGACCAATTAGCAGAAGAAGGTATCCTTCATCTTTTCACTTCGCGAACAATTGGTGGTGGTGTACCCATCATCGGGGCTATGGGAAAACTACAGTTTGAAGTTTTTCAACGTCGTTTAAAAGATGAATATGGCGCAGAAACTTCTATACATATCCTTCCTTATGGAATCTCTCGTTGGGTGAAAAAAGAAGACAGGTCAAAAATTCCATCAAACGCAAATTTGGTAGAAGATCTTTTTGGAAATATGGCTCTTCTTTTCGATACTGAATGGGATATGAATTACTTTCACAAGAATAATGAAGGGATAGAACTTTTAGACAACCCTCCTTTAGAAGATTAG
- a CDS encoding PP2C family protein-serine/threonine phosphatase, whose translation MRYVSWFLELYGNFLFVIKTKSFLKLFLSIITFLILPYFLLVSSMNYSQYKEALDWNQRFQLIRIQLLAIDLENQIREQINLDFVEKKTIGILSPADLNRVSKNCNPVTNHPQELSELTLVSCNLDSDKKSYFLVFDGKRISIHSTKFLEDSLLDSPFSDPNEGLFVLNSDGRFGISGFIEDDFLVSDFWRSDVQSSLQIRSNLPTLHETRKEEMDYFVVSFPMYNLPLQLFIVSPKELVLVPIKDSLKKNILISLSLLVLSFVFSTVISLREIESKQKLRLLLQEFPHAAILFDPKGKILLENLEIESKLLVTELYRDQLSIKEWIEKEVSSFLKGVSKIQNDKSKLRKEESEFYSADGSVYLLEITYQLWYLEQKYRFATGALVLVQNVTKKRLEFEKEMEYAKDLQKKYLPNKIIILPHLDYEVLYKPLIQVGGDYYDYIDLGNNRSIFAIGDVIGHGVKAAMMMTVLRVLFHQIVKTESDPKLILSRMNEGVSTNFPDPYAFVPFIFLLFDFNKKTVQYGNAGHPGMLYQSNSEMRCPEKLNPMFGMIQSMEPKILEFPIVKGDRFYLFTDGLKDVENSKQEKLWEKELIQFFSSMGTKHMSLIKQELELKISSYNEGIPFLDDITWIGIEVI comes from the coding sequence GTGCGCTATGTTAGTTGGTTTCTGGAATTGTATGGAAACTTTTTATTTGTAATCAAAACCAAATCCTTTCTTAAATTATTTCTATCGATTATCACCTTTCTTATTCTTCCCTATTTCCTACTTGTTTCTTCCATGAATTATTCTCAGTATAAGGAAGCGCTGGACTGGAATCAAAGGTTTCAATTGATCCGAATCCAACTCCTTGCGATTGATTTAGAAAATCAAATCCGGGAACAAATCAACTTAGATTTTGTTGAAAAAAAAACGATAGGGATCCTTTCTCCCGCAGACCTCAATAGAGTGAGTAAAAACTGTAACCCCGTAACAAATCACCCGCAAGAATTATCAGAATTAACTCTCGTAAGTTGCAATTTAGATTCAGATAAAAAATCCTATTTTCTAGTTTTCGATGGAAAACGGATTTCTATTCATTCCACCAAATTTTTGGAAGATTCGCTCCTAGACTCCCCATTCAGTGATCCCAATGAAGGACTCTTTGTCCTTAATAGTGATGGGAGGTTTGGAATTTCAGGATTTATTGAGGATGATTTTTTAGTCTCAGATTTTTGGAGATCTGATGTCCAATCGTCACTTCAAATTCGTTCCAACTTACCGACTCTGCATGAGACAAGAAAAGAAGAAATGGATTATTTTGTGGTTAGTTTTCCAATGTATAACCTTCCTCTTCAATTATTCATCGTTAGCCCAAAAGAATTAGTTTTGGTTCCCATTAAAGATTCATTAAAAAAGAATATTCTTATTTCCTTGTCTTTATTAGTATTATCATTCGTATTCTCCACGGTAATCTCACTTAGAGAAATTGAATCTAAACAAAAATTGAGACTTCTTTTACAGGAGTTTCCTCATGCGGCAATCCTTTTTGATCCTAAAGGGAAAATACTATTAGAGAATCTAGAGATCGAATCAAAACTTTTGGTAACAGAACTGTATCGGGACCAACTTTCAATTAAAGAATGGATCGAAAAGGAAGTAAGTTCTTTCTTAAAAGGTGTTTCTAAGATTCAAAATGACAAAAGCAAACTGAGGAAGGAAGAATCAGAATTTTATTCAGCCGATGGTTCCGTTTATCTTTTAGAAATTACCTACCAACTTTGGTATTTGGAACAAAAATATCGGTTCGCCACTGGGGCCCTTGTTTTAGTCCAAAACGTCACAAAAAAACGCCTGGAATTTGAAAAGGAAATGGAATATGCGAAGGATTTACAAAAAAAATACCTTCCTAATAAAATCATCATTCTTCCTCATTTGGACTATGAAGTATTGTACAAACCTCTTATCCAAGTGGGCGGTGATTACTACGACTATATTGATTTAGGGAACAACAGATCTATTTTTGCCATAGGTGATGTCATCGGTCATGGCGTTAAAGCCGCCATGATGATGACTGTGCTCCGTGTACTTTTTCACCAAATTGTCAAAACTGAATCCGATCCGAAATTGATCCTTAGTAGAATGAATGAAGGGGTTTCCACTAATTTTCCAGATCCTTATGCTTTTGTCCCCTTTATCTTTTTGTTATTTGATTTCAATAAGAAGACAGTCCAGTACGGGAACGCAGGTCATCCAGGAATGTTATACCAATCCAATTCAGAGATGAGATGTCCTGAAAAATTAAATCCAATGTTTGGAATGATCCAAAGTATGGAACCAAAGATTTTAGAATTCCCGATCGTCAAAGGAGACAGATTTTATCTTTTTACTGATGGACTAAAAGATGTAGAAAATTCTAAACAGGAAAAGTTATGGGAAAAAGAACTTATCCAATTTTTTTCCTCAATGGGGACAAAACATATGTCCCTTATTAAACAAGAGTTAGAGTTAAAAATCAGTTCCTATAACGAAGGAATTCCCTTCCTCGATGATATCACATGGATTGGGATAGAAGTAATCTAA
- a CDS encoding LBF_2017 N-terminal domain-containing protein, whose product MKTSFKILVYKFLLCGIAFPIFSESKTIHFTLEPERNDIIQYEFELWKGRSLDLEIPFRVVSHPGKIQLYIPDGYEYFRIRAVAKRQVRGFWTDLIAVNSFGKNKPKETTKVVSRKPTKTDVLIQISSKEGTNHFFLTESKIQVMPVTKETIKTSVRYRLNGGPWKVTQIPELSFTKDGDYRLEYQVTNELGISDSMQVWEFSVDNTPPNTKILWEPETYKNKGQSYISPNTSLKLQSFDLGCGVDTIRFRSSCGSSAITEWFLWDSKNSWTELIKSCSKDLEVEISATDRLGNEEIPKRIVVKQLKQDN is encoded by the coding sequence ATGAAAACTTCATTTAAAATCTTAGTCTATAAATTCCTGTTATGTGGAATCGCATTCCCAATCTTTTCAGAATCAAAAACAATTCATTTTACTTTAGAGCCAGAGCGAAACGATATCATTCAATATGAATTCGAATTATGGAAAGGAAGGTCTCTTGATTTAGAAATTCCTTTTCGAGTGGTTTCCCATCCTGGGAAAATCCAACTTTATATTCCGGATGGGTATGAATACTTTCGAATCCGTGCCGTTGCCAAACGCCAAGTACGTGGATTTTGGACTGATTTGATTGCAGTGAATTCCTTTGGGAAAAACAAACCAAAAGAAACTACAAAAGTGGTCTCCCGTAAACCCACTAAAACTGATGTATTGATTCAGATCTCTTCAAAAGAAGGAACAAATCATTTCTTTCTAACGGAAAGTAAAATTCAAGTCATGCCAGTGACCAAAGAAACGATTAAGACTTCCGTTCGGTATCGTCTTAACGGTGGTCCCTGGAAGGTGACACAAATTCCGGAGCTCTCATTTACCAAAGATGGGGATTACCGATTGGAATACCAAGTGACCAACGAACTCGGTATCTCTGATTCTATGCAGGTCTGGGAATTCAGCGTGGACAATACACCACCTAATACGAAAATTCTGTGGGAACCAGAAACATACAAAAACAAAGGTCAAAGTTATATATCACCTAATACAAGTCTTAAACTCCAATCTTTTGACTTAGGATGCGGAGTTGATACCATTCGTTTTCGTAGCTCCTGTGGCTCAAGTGCCATTACTGAATGGTTTCTCTGGGATTCGAAGAATTCTTGGACAGAGTTAATTAAATCTTGTTCTAAAGATTTGGAAGTTGAAATTTCTGCCACCGACAGGTTGGGAAATGAAGAAATTCCAAAAAGAATCGTTGTGAAACAGCTGAAACAGGATAACTAA
- a CDS encoding FecR domain-containing protein, which produces MNPQNFLAFLSMLQLRRWKQTSTFLIRISTILNPKIISFFLIFCFSLSSIQSEPKQQRIQPPEGDGITIVVEKGQTLSIISKTYLDDPRKWKELLKSNQIDNPNLIIPGMKLWIPKSLGKKPLADIQRYTGKTEVLRVSQKQSDWSGATIGEGLYAKDEVRTFKESEAQFLLLSGSRFEITENSHIIMEKGKSDTEPDELYLRKGRIRSLIQKKPSSNQRMFLLRTDAAVSEVKGTDFITEVDEQGNTTLSCYEGLVAVSAQNVTVNVASGFATFVEKGKPPLKPFAVPDPPKPKEE; this is translated from the coding sequence ATGAACCCTCAGAATTTCCTCGCTTTTCTTTCTATGTTGCAATTAAGAAGGTGGAAACAAACTTCCACCTTTTTGATTCGGATTTCAACAATTCTAAATCCCAAAATTATTTCTTTTTTTCTCATCTTTTGTTTCTCTCTTTCCTCCATTCAATCAGAGCCAAAACAACAGAGGATCCAACCGCCGGAAGGTGATGGTATTACCATTGTTGTTGAAAAAGGACAAACTTTAAGTATCATCTCCAAAACTTATTTGGATGATCCGAGAAAATGGAAGGAACTCCTGAAATCCAACCAAATCGACAATCCAAATCTAATCATCCCTGGAATGAAGTTGTGGATTCCTAAAAGTTTAGGGAAAAAACCGTTAGCGGACATCCAAAGATATACAGGAAAAACGGAGGTACTTAGAGTTTCTCAAAAACAATCGGATTGGTCAGGAGCCACTATCGGTGAGGGTCTTTATGCAAAAGACGAAGTGCGAACCTTCAAAGAGTCAGAAGCACAATTCCTTTTGCTTTCAGGATCTAGATTTGAAATCACAGAAAATAGCCATATCATTATGGAAAAAGGGAAATCGGATACCGAACCCGATGAACTTTATCTTCGTAAGGGGAGAATTCGTTCCCTCATCCAAAAAAAGCCCTCATCTAACCAACGTATGTTCCTCTTGAGAACGGATGCAGCTGTTTCTGAAGTTAAAGGTACAGACTTCATTACAGAAGTAGATGAACAGGGAAATACAACTCTAAGTTGTTATGAAGGATTAGTCGCTGTCAGCGCCCAAAATGTGACTGTGAATGTGGCTTCAGGATTTGCCACATTTGTTGAAAAAGGTAAACCGCCTTTAAAACCATTTGCCGTACCAGATCCACCGAAGCCAAAAGAAGAATGA
- a CDS encoding (Fe-S)-binding protein, with the protein MDIGRIIFHLLFTAFFVVANVVFVRAILYRLGLIFNGRPAFFNEDAKKNLNIGFRLKSFLINVVLQKKNFREPVRGIMHAFVFYGFLVYTIHTTSQMVAGIFGYAMDDPYKFALPNFLFGEAANHIYEQAVNYVSILVLTGLGFFAWRRWIKKAKGLDVHSPASAIVISMIATLMVTTLLGNGAKTVAATYFTHAGLIDGAIGKLWESIGVANSNADTVFQIMWWGHIITVFSFMLYVPTSKHAHLIFAPFNYFLATDTPKGQLSKLNLDDENAVWGSNRVEDFPWPNLLDGMSCIECGRCQVECPANRTGKVLNPKAIIVELKHQMLEKMPEVAAARAGKTPEEGAEAVAALETGVINSHEGLSEEALWGCTTCYACVEACPVGNNQVNAIIEMRRHLVLAESKMSPELQKAFTNMENNSNPWGVGAHTRADWAQGLNVKVLSEAEDKNVDVLYWVGCAGAFDERNKKISRDFVKIMQKADVNFGILGTEEGCSGDSARRGGNEYLYQTLAQTNVDTINGYGIKKIVTACPHCYNTIKNEYPQFGGNFEVIHHSEYINQLSKEGKIDVKVADDANTGKYTYHDSCYIGRYNNNYDNPRDVVKKVSGGKIEEAVDHHSKGLCCGAGGAQYWMEEHVDESNPESMRVNSKRTGQLLDTGATTIATACPFCITMITDGVKAAEKIDSVKVKDIAELVAENID; encoded by the coding sequence ATGGATATCGGAAGAATCATCTTTCACCTATTATTCACAGCTTTTTTCGTCGTGGCAAACGTTGTGTTTGTCCGCGCAATCCTTTACAGGCTCGGACTGATCTTCAACGGTCGTCCTGCATTCTTCAATGAGGATGCAAAAAAGAACCTAAATATCGGATTCCGCTTAAAGAGCTTTCTTATTAACGTCGTCCTCCAAAAGAAAAATTTCCGGGAACCTGTACGTGGAATTATGCACGCATTTGTATTCTACGGATTCCTAGTGTACACCATCCATACAACAAGCCAAATGGTTGCCGGTATTTTCGGTTATGCAATGGACGACCCTTACAAGTTTGCACTTCCCAATTTCCTTTTTGGTGAGGCAGCAAATCATATTTACGAACAAGCAGTCAATTATGTATCCATCCTCGTTTTAACCGGTCTCGGTTTTTTCGCTTGGAGACGTTGGATCAAAAAAGCAAAAGGTTTGGATGTTCACTCACCAGCTTCTGCGATTGTGATCAGTATGATTGCAACCCTTATGGTCACCACCTTACTTGGGAATGGTGCAAAGACAGTTGCTGCCACTTACTTTACTCATGCAGGACTGATTGATGGAGCCATTGGAAAACTTTGGGAATCTATCGGTGTTGCCAATTCCAATGCGGACACTGTGTTCCAAATTATGTGGTGGGGCCATATCATTACTGTGTTCTCGTTTATGTTGTATGTTCCTACATCAAAACACGCTCACTTAATATTTGCTCCTTTTAACTACTTCCTGGCAACAGACACTCCTAAAGGCCAACTTTCTAAACTCAACTTAGACGATGAAAACGCAGTTTGGGGATCCAACCGAGTGGAAGATTTCCCTTGGCCAAACCTACTCGACGGTATGTCTTGTATTGAATGTGGTCGATGCCAAGTAGAATGTCCGGCTAACCGTACAGGAAAAGTTTTAAATCCAAAAGCAATCATTGTAGAACTCAAACACCAAATGTTGGAGAAGATGCCAGAAGTGGCTGCTGCACGTGCGGGTAAAACTCCAGAAGAAGGAGCAGAAGCTGTTGCTGCTTTAGAAACAGGTGTGATCAACTCTCACGAAGGTTTAAGCGAAGAAGCACTTTGGGGATGTACTACTTGTTATGCGTGCGTAGAAGCATGTCCAGTAGGAAACAACCAAGTCAATGCGATCATTGAAATGCGACGTCACTTAGTTCTTGCGGAATCTAAAATGAGTCCAGAACTTCAAAAAGCCTTTACAAACATGGAAAACAACTCGAATCCATGGGGTGTGGGAGCTCATACAAGAGCAGACTGGGCACAAGGTTTGAATGTAAAAGTTCTTTCAGAAGCCGAAGACAAAAACGTAGACGTACTCTATTGGGTAGGTTGCGCGGGTGCTTTTGATGAAAGAAACAAAAAGATCTCTCGTGATTTTGTCAAGATTATGCAAAAAGCAGATGTTAACTTTGGTATCCTTGGAACAGAAGAAGGATGTTCGGGAGACTCGGCTCGCCGTGGCGGTAACGAATATCTCTACCAAACATTAGCACAAACCAACGTGGATACAATCAATGGTTACGGAATCAAAAAAATTGTAACTGCTTGTCCACACTGCTACAATACAATCAAAAACGAATATCCTCAGTTTGGCGGAAACTTTGAAGTCATCCACCACTCCGAATACATCAACCAACTTTCCAAAGAAGGTAAAATTGATGTAAAAGTGGCAGATGATGCAAACACAGGAAAATATACTTACCACGACTCTTGTTACATCGGTCGTTATAACAACAATTACGATAACCCTCGTGATGTTGTGAAAAAAGTATCCGGTGGAAAAATCGAAGAGGCTGTCGACCATCATTCCAAAGGACTTTGTTGTGGTGCGGGTGGAGCACAGTATTGGATGGAAGAACACGTAGATGAATCCAATCCAGAAAGTATGCGTGTGAACAGCAAACGTACAGGACAACTCCTGGATACGGGTGCTACAACCATCGCTACAGCATGCCCATTCTGTATCACTATGATTACAGATGGAGTCAAAGCTGCAGAGAAAATTGATTCCGTTAAAGTAAAAGACATTGCGGAGCTTGTAGCCGAGAATATCGACTAA
- the mqnC gene encoding cyclic dehypoxanthinyl futalosine synthase, whose translation MNLASFSLSPSDPADSVLLDAIQGKRISPEEALVLYKYGDFLKIQMVARYLREKVRPHTEASYTMFRVVNYTNYCNVECSFCSFMDEIGNGKGYVLSKEDILQKMDYAVEEGADQMFLQGGVYPELPFDYYLDVIRTVKTKYPKMHIRAFSPVEVINLETITKKPLREVLLILKEAGLDSVPGAGAEILTERMRQIISPKKATVSEWVRAMETCHEVGLLGSANVVFGSEETEEEVIEHLSVVRDLQDRTGGFLSFIPWTFQPQTKRFKVRSVPTHEYLKVLGICRIFLDNIKHIETSVMVLGKGVGQLALYSGADDISSVVIEENVLRSFGLKTEKEARKFLKEGGFQPVRRNLLYEEEYDCNQVGVD comes from the coding sequence ATGAATTTAGCTTCTTTTTCCCTTAGCCCGAGCGACCCTGCTGATTCCGTCCTTTTGGACGCAATTCAAGGCAAACGTATCTCCCCAGAGGAGGCTCTTGTCCTCTATAAGTACGGTGATTTTTTAAAGATCCAAATGGTGGCCCGGTATTTACGCGAAAAGGTAAGGCCCCATACAGAGGCCAGTTACACTATGTTCCGGGTTGTGAATTATACAAACTATTGCAATGTAGAATGCAGTTTTTGTTCCTTTATGGATGAAATTGGGAATGGAAAAGGTTACGTTCTCTCCAAAGAAGATATCTTACAAAAAATGGACTACGCCGTGGAAGAGGGAGCAGACCAAATGTTCCTGCAAGGGGGGGTATATCCCGAACTTCCTTTTGATTACTACTTAGATGTAATCCGGACAGTAAAAACAAAATACCCCAAAATGCACATTCGAGCATTTTCACCGGTGGAAGTGATCAACTTAGAAACCATCACAAAAAAACCATTACGTGAAGTACTTTTGATTTTGAAAGAGGCCGGCCTTGACTCCGTTCCCGGTGCTGGTGCAGAAATTCTAACAGAAAGAATGCGCCAAATTATATCACCTAAAAAAGCCACTGTATCTGAATGGGTTCGAGCTATGGAAACTTGCCATGAAGTGGGACTTCTTGGATCTGCGAACGTTGTTTTTGGATCCGAAGAAACAGAAGAAGAAGTAATAGAACACTTAAGTGTGGTTCGCGACCTCCAAGACCGCACAGGTGGATTTTTATCTTTTATCCCTTGGACCTTCCAACCACAAACCAAACGTTTTAAAGTAAGATCCGTTCCGACTCATGAATACCTCAAGGTACTGGGAATCTGTAGAATCTTTCTAGATAACATCAAACACATTGAAACTTCTGTGATGGTTCTTGGAAAGGGAGTGGGGCAACTAGCTTTGTATTCGGGAGCCGATGATATTTCTTCTGTGGTGATCGAAGAGAATGTACTTCGTTCTTTTGGACTCAAAACAGAAAAGGAAGCACGGAAATTCTTGAAGGAAGGTGGGTTCCAACCAGTTCGGCGGAATCTACTTTATGAGGAAGAATACGATTGCAACCAAGTAGGAGTGGATTGA